In a single window of the Amycolatopsis sp. cg5 genome:
- a CDS encoding DUF2516 family protein: MLVAFWITDVISWAGAAAGLFAFVHALLQRADAYSAADRKTKPVWMGITGAGTAAMALFRFFGPGMMFWLAGLVAVLVYLVDVRPKLIEVQRGGRNW, translated from the coding sequence GTGCTTGTCGCCTTTTGGATCACGGACGTCATCTCGTGGGCCGGTGCAGCCGCCGGCCTGTTCGCGTTCGTGCACGCCCTTTTGCAGCGTGCGGACGCTTATTCGGCCGCGGATCGCAAGACGAAGCCGGTCTGGATGGGGATCACCGGCGCCGGCACCGCCGCGATGGCGCTGTTCCGCTTCTTCGGCCCCGGCATGATGTTCTGGCTGGCCGGCCTGGTCGCGGTGCTCGTCTACCTGGTGGACGTCCGGCCGAAGCTGATCGAGGTGCAGCGCGGCGGTCGTAACTGGTGA
- a CDS encoding YbaK/EbsC family protein, with translation MSTWTIAGTLTVEPASKRTELLADPVAKALAALPDPDALGVAEIDPELADTAAFCEAYSTPLSASANCVVIAGKRAGEVRFAAALVLATTRADVNGVIKRRLDVRKASFAPMAEAVELTGMAYGGITPVGLPEAWPILIDKAVADAPELVIGSGIRGSKLLVPGHVLAALPGAEVIEGLAL, from the coding sequence GTGAGCACCTGGACCATCGCGGGCACGCTGACCGTCGAGCCCGCCTCGAAGCGCACTGAACTCTTGGCCGACCCGGTCGCGAAGGCACTCGCCGCGCTGCCGGACCCCGACGCGCTCGGCGTCGCGGAAATCGATCCCGAGCTGGCCGACACCGCCGCGTTCTGCGAGGCGTACTCGACGCCGTTGTCGGCGTCGGCGAACTGCGTCGTCATCGCGGGCAAGCGCGCCGGCGAGGTGCGTTTCGCGGCCGCGCTGGTTCTGGCGACTACCCGCGCCGACGTCAACGGCGTCATCAAGCGCCGTCTCGACGTGCGCAAGGCCTCGTTCGCTCCGATGGCCGAAGCCGTCGAGCTCACCGGCATGGCCTACGGCGGCATCACGCCGGTCGGGCTGCCCGAAGCCTGGCCGATCCTGATCGACAAGGCCGTCGCCGACGCGCCCGAGCTGGTCATCGGCAGCGGGATCCGCGGCAGCAAGCTGCTCGTGCCAGGCCACGTGCTGGCCGCGCTGCCCGGCGCCGAGGTCATCGAGGGCCTGGCTTTGTGA
- a CDS encoding ornithine cyclodeaminase family protein: protein MTQVWLRYLSGADIDALGVTGADIVDAVEDVLADHGNDRVVFEPRTHLVPDNGGKGHFNILRGHLSAKQVSGVKVVGDFVTNFERGLPSEMALILLFDPETGMPRAIVDGTMITDARTGAMTAVGAKHLARPDSRVLGHIGARGTAWWNVVLLDSIFGFDEIRVTSKRPESREAFGAKLTEYLGKPVRVCATAAETLDGADIMVEASRLIEPEPLVRKEFLRPGTFLVPYGTISALELDLLDAVDKVVVDNWRESRSGDPRFGALRPQLNAGLLTEQRVHAEIGDIVAGHKLGRENDTERILFWHRGLSTTDLAVAHMILARAEAADAGTMLPYR, encoded by the coding sequence GTGACGCAGGTCTGGCTGCGCTATCTCTCCGGCGCCGACATCGACGCACTCGGCGTGACCGGCGCCGACATCGTCGACGCGGTCGAGGACGTGCTCGCCGACCACGGCAACGACCGGGTCGTCTTCGAGCCGCGCACCCACCTCGTGCCGGACAACGGCGGCAAGGGGCACTTCAACATCCTGCGCGGGCATCTGTCGGCGAAGCAGGTCAGCGGGGTCAAGGTGGTCGGCGACTTCGTCACCAACTTCGAGCGCGGGCTGCCCAGCGAGATGGCGTTGATCCTGCTGTTCGACCCGGAGACGGGCATGCCGCGCGCGATCGTCGACGGCACGATGATCACCGACGCGCGCACCGGCGCGATGACGGCTGTCGGCGCGAAGCACCTGGCGCGCCCGGATTCCCGGGTGCTCGGGCACATCGGCGCGCGCGGTACGGCCTGGTGGAACGTGGTGCTGCTCGACTCGATCTTCGGGTTCGACGAGATCAGGGTGACCAGCAAGCGGCCGGAGTCGCGTGAGGCGTTCGGCGCGAAGCTGACCGAGTACCTCGGCAAGCCCGTGCGCGTCTGCGCGACCGCGGCGGAAACGCTGGACGGCGCGGACATCATGGTCGAGGCGTCCCGCCTGATCGAGCCAGAACCGTTGGTGCGCAAGGAATTCCTACGACCCGGGACCTTCTTGGTGCCGTACGGCACGATCAGCGCGCTGGAGCTCGACCTGCTCGACGCCGTGGACAAGGTCGTCGTCGACAACTGGCGCGAGTCGCGGTCGGGCGACCCGCGGTTCGGGGCGCTGCGGCCCCAGCTCAACGCGGGTTTGCTCACCGAACAGCGGGTGCACGCGGAGATCGGGGACATCGTCGCGGGACACAAGCTCGGCCGGGAGAACGACACCGAGCGGATCCTGTTCTGGCATCGTGGACTGTCCACAACAGACTTGGCGGTGGCGCACATGATCCTCGCGCGCGCCGAGGCCGCCGACGCCGGAACCATGTTGCCATACCGATGA
- a CDS encoding aromatic amino acid lyase, with product MTPDVILSIADGAPLVLGDLSEVRANRERVLEALDGDRPVYGVNTGMGRLAGVRLTAAQQAVHQRNLLLGRAVGGPPWLPERDVRALLAVRVRDLLAPSAGVSAELIQALAGHLNSGYSPDVPRFGLGSAGEIIPLAHAFAELDFELGPKEGISLLQGSPLAVTHAILRGDEAARIVDLQLTAAAVAVDVLGAPRGIYAPELAGDDGFLRERLAALTALADGGEVRDLVQAPISVRVGPRALAHADRVLDDLREAVSLDRPSDSPVFLDGEFVSTTGFHAVDLGLRMDAVTAALVHLGEISVQRMHRLLDPAFSGLSPQLAVDPGPQAGLTPLHKRAVGELHALRRLATPATLGSIDTSAGQEDVQAFAWAAGEQLRAAVEHLTAITACELIAGSQAHYLRGQSAPGLREHYDWVAEIVPPVSEDRPLGVDVSRLSVRIARHGQAARHEPPGEQ from the coding sequence ATGACCCCGGACGTGATTCTGTCGATCGCGGACGGTGCACCCCTCGTACTGGGCGACCTCAGCGAGGTCAGGGCCAACCGCGAGCGAGTGCTCGAGGCGTTGGACGGCGATCGGCCGGTCTACGGCGTCAACACCGGCATGGGACGGCTCGCCGGCGTGCGCCTGACCGCCGCGCAACAGGCCGTCCACCAGCGGAATCTGCTACTCGGCCGCGCCGTCGGCGGTCCGCCGTGGCTGCCGGAACGTGACGTCCGCGCGCTGCTCGCGGTGCGCGTGCGCGACCTGCTCGCCCCGTCCGCCGGGGTCAGCGCCGAGCTGATCCAAGCGCTCGCGGGCCACCTCAACAGCGGCTATTCGCCGGACGTGCCGCGCTTCGGGCTCGGCAGCGCGGGGGAGATCATCCCGCTCGCGCACGCTTTCGCCGAGCTGGACTTCGAGCTGGGACCGAAGGAAGGCATCAGTCTTCTGCAGGGGTCGCCGCTGGCCGTCACGCACGCGATCCTGCGCGGCGACGAGGCGGCCAGGATCGTCGACCTGCAGCTCACGGCCGCGGCGGTCGCCGTCGACGTGCTCGGCGCGCCGCGCGGCATTTACGCGCCCGAGCTGGCAGGCGATGACGGGTTCCTCCGCGAACGCCTCGCCGCGCTGACGGCGCTGGCCGACGGCGGCGAGGTGCGTGACCTGGTGCAGGCGCCGATTTCCGTGCGCGTCGGGCCGCGTGCGCTCGCGCACGCCGATCGAGTGCTCGACGACCTCCGCGAAGCCGTGTCGCTGGACCGGCCGTCCGACTCACCCGTGTTCCTCGACGGCGAGTTCGTGTCGACGACCGGCTTTCACGCCGTCGACCTCGGCCTGCGAATGGACGCGGTCACGGCCGCGCTCGTGCACCTCGGCGAGATCAGCGTCCAGCGCATGCACCGGCTGCTCGATCCGGCGTTCAGCGGGCTGTCTCCCCAGCTCGCCGTCGATCCCGGGCCGCAGGCCGGGCTCACGCCGTTGCACAAACGGGCCGTCGGTGAGCTGCACGCGTTGCGCAGGCTGGCCACTCCGGCGACCTTGGGGTCGATCGACACATCCGCAGGTCAAGAGGATGTGCAAGCGTTTGCGTGGGCGGCCGGCGAGCAGCTTCGCGCGGCCGTCGAGCACCTCACGGCCATCACGGCCTGCGAGCTGATCGCGGGTTCGCAGGCGCATTACCTGCGCGGCCAAAGCGCGCCCGGTCTGCGCGAGCACTACGACTGGGTCGCCGAGATCGTGCCGCCGGTCAGCGAGGACCGGCCGCTGGGCGTCGACGTCTCACGACTGAGCGTGCGGATTGCGCGGCATGGACAGGCCGCGCGGCACGAGCCACCGGGTGAGCAGTGA
- a CDS encoding ABC transporter permease — protein sequence MNIIDETVKWLGEPNRWSWTDKAGIPYRTVEHLELSVLSLLLAALLAIPSALFLAHYRRGAFLAATAVNIGRAIPSFGLVVLFWFLASRWDVDTSVLPLLVALLVLALPPLFSNTYAGVVQVEPETVDAARGTGFREWQLMSRVELPLASPVILAGARVAFLQVVATVAIGAIVNDGGGLGRYIVDGFALGASGRGEILAGGIAVVILALLCEGAFSLLTRWLVPRGLSMPRNPHAQS from the coding sequence ATGAACATCATCGACGAGACCGTGAAATGGCTCGGCGAACCGAACCGCTGGAGCTGGACGGACAAGGCGGGCATTCCGTACCGGACGGTCGAGCACCTCGAACTTTCGGTGCTGTCCCTGCTTTTGGCCGCGTTGCTGGCGATCCCCTCGGCGCTCTTCCTCGCGCACTACCGGCGCGGCGCGTTCCTCGCGGCCACCGCGGTCAACATCGGCCGCGCGATCCCGAGCTTCGGCCTGGTGGTGCTGTTCTGGTTCCTCGCGAGCCGGTGGGACGTCGACACGAGCGTCCTGCCGCTGCTGGTCGCGCTGCTCGTGCTGGCGCTGCCGCCGCTGTTCAGCAACACCTACGCGGGCGTGGTCCAGGTCGAGCCGGAAACCGTCGACGCCGCGCGCGGCACCGGTTTCCGTGAATGGCAGCTGATGTCGCGCGTCGAACTCCCACTCGCCTCGCCGGTGATTCTGGCGGGCGCGCGCGTCGCGTTCCTGCAAGTGGTGGCGACCGTGGCGATCGGCGCGATCGTCAACGACGGCGGCGGGCTCGGCCGGTACATTGTGGACGGTTTCGCGCTCGGCGCGTCCGGGCGCGGCGAGATCCTCGCGGGCGGTATCGCGGTGGTCATCCTCGCGTTGCTGTGCGAAGGCGCGTTCTCACTGCTCACCCGGTGGCTCGTGCCGCGCGGCCTGTCCATGCCGCGCAATCCGCACGCTCAGTCGTGA
- a CDS encoding ABC transporter permease, with product MHEFFVAQSGERPIFEWRWVDRNADAIVQRFTEHVTLTAAALGIGLLISIGLAVISLRYRWFYTFALGAAGSLYVIPSLGAFAVLVPFFGFTFTTAVIPLVTYTLLILLRNIVTGIDQVPNEVREAALGMGFTRARLLWQVEFPLALPVIIAGLRVAAVTTIGLVTVTSMLGKGGLGFFIRAGIQTTTPNPTPIIVGIGLSILLAVGVDLLLWLSERALAPWARKANTR from the coding sequence GTGCACGAGTTCTTCGTGGCCCAGAGTGGCGAGCGGCCGATCTTCGAATGGCGGTGGGTCGACCGCAACGCCGATGCCATCGTGCAGCGGTTCACCGAGCACGTCACGCTCACCGCGGCCGCGCTCGGCATCGGGCTGCTGATCTCGATCGGCCTCGCCGTGATCTCGCTGCGGTACCGCTGGTTCTACACCTTCGCGCTCGGCGCGGCGGGCTCGCTGTACGTCATCCCCAGCCTCGGCGCGTTCGCCGTGCTGGTGCCGTTCTTCGGCTTCACCTTCACCACCGCGGTGATCCCGCTCGTCACGTACACGCTGCTGATCTTGCTGCGCAACATCGTCACCGGCATCGACCAGGTGCCGAACGAGGTCCGCGAAGCCGCGCTGGGCATGGGTTTCACCCGGGCGAGGCTGCTGTGGCAGGTCGAGTTCCCGCTCGCGCTCCCGGTGATCATCGCCGGGCTGCGGGTGGCGGCGGTGACCACGATCGGCCTGGTGACGGTCACCTCGATGCTCGGCAAGGGCGGCCTCGGCTTCTTCATCCGCGCCGGCATCCAGACGACCACGCCGAACCCGACGCCGATCATCGTCGGCATCGGGCTGTCCATCCTGCTCGCGGTGGGCGTCGACCTGCTGCTGTGGCTGAGCGAACGCGCGCTGGCGCCGTGGGCCAGGAAGGCGAACACCCGATGA
- a CDS encoding ABC transporter substrate-binding protein has product MRWTRTINVAAVFAAAVLGLTACGGGDSNPAPAAQSKGGAPIVVASFNFTDSQILAELYANALESKGYPVERKLNLGSRELIYPELKKGSLQFIPEYQGAAIQTGFAGVPEKTPEAEHEQLKKLLEPSGVGLLNFAPAQNKNAFIVKADLAKEKGLKTLSDLKKLDKVVMGGGPECAQRIPCFKGLQDVYKLTNATFQAVQEAGPRVEGLKSGSITVITVDSVNPLVGDPAYAELQDDLGIVPTENIVPAVAKKVIDERGADFATVVNAVSAKLTTEELRTLNKRVDSDGEQAADVAKDWLKSKALI; this is encoded by the coding sequence GTGCGTTGGACACGAACGATCAACGTCGCTGCGGTGTTCGCCGCGGCGGTACTCGGCTTGACGGCCTGCGGTGGCGGTGACAGCAACCCGGCCCCCGCGGCGCAGAGCAAGGGTGGCGCCCCCATCGTGGTGGCGTCGTTCAACTTCACCGACAGCCAGATCCTCGCGGAGCTGTACGCGAACGCGCTGGAGTCGAAGGGCTACCCGGTGGAGCGCAAGCTCAACCTCGGCTCGCGCGAGCTGATCTACCCCGAGCTCAAGAAGGGCTCGCTGCAGTTCATCCCGGAGTACCAGGGCGCGGCCATCCAGACCGGTTTCGCCGGTGTGCCCGAGAAGACCCCGGAAGCCGAGCACGAGCAGCTCAAGAAGCTGCTCGAGCCGTCTGGCGTGGGACTGCTGAACTTCGCGCCCGCGCAGAACAAGAACGCCTTCATCGTCAAGGCCGACTTGGCCAAGGAGAAGGGCCTTAAGACGCTCAGCGACCTTAAGAAGCTCGACAAGGTCGTCATGGGCGGCGGACCGGAGTGCGCCCAGCGCATCCCGTGCTTCAAGGGCTTGCAGGACGTCTACAAGCTCACCAACGCGACCTTCCAGGCCGTGCAGGAAGCGGGCCCGCGCGTCGAGGGGCTCAAGTCCGGCTCGATCACCGTGATCACGGTCGACTCGGTCAACCCGCTCGTCGGTGACCCGGCGTACGCCGAGCTGCAGGACGACCTGGGCATCGTGCCGACCGAGAACATCGTGCCCGCGGTGGCCAAGAAGGTCATCGACGAGCGCGGCGCCGACTTCGCGACGGTCGTCAACGCGGTCAGCGCGAAGCTCACCACCGAGGAGCTGCGCACGCTCAACAAGCGCGTCGACTCGGACGGCGAGCAGGCCGCCGACGTCGCCAAGGACTGGCTCAAGTCCAAGGCCCTGATCTAG
- a CDS encoding GntR family transcriptional regulator, with product MKRTRSDSARQLADVLRRQILADEPLPCEQDLCAEYAATRNTVREALDLLRADGLITRQPGIGTVVVGHKVPHGLNRLGGLAEILREHGEVTNEVRTAGPVPALGGLPTPSPALLAALADDHANVRRAAVQALTPFATTPEIAAHLSTLDTDSDADVRAYARLALG from the coding sequence ATGAAACGCACCCGATCGGACAGCGCGCGGCAACTCGCCGACGTGCTGCGGCGCCAGATACTCGCCGACGAGCCGTTGCCGTGCGAGCAGGATCTCTGCGCCGAGTACGCCGCCACCCGCAACACCGTCCGCGAGGCGCTCGACCTGCTGCGCGCGGACGGCCTGATCACGCGCCAGCCGGGGATCGGCACGGTCGTGGTGGGCCACAAGGTCCCGCACGGCCTGAACCGGCTGGGCGGGCTCGCCGAAATCCTGCGTGAGCACGGCGAGGTGACCAACGAGGTGCGCACGGCTGGCCCGGTGCCCGCTCTCGGCGGGCTCCCCACCCCATCGCCCGCTCTGCTCGCCGCACTCGCCGACGACCACGCCAACGTCCGCCGCGCCGCGGTCCAAGCACTGACCCCGTTCGCCACGACCCCGGAGATCGCGGCGCACCTGAGCACATTGGACACCGACTCCGACGCCGACGTCCGCGCCTACGCCCGCCTCGCACTGGGATAA